In the genome of Nonomuraea sp. NBC_00507, the window GAGCCAGTCGCACGCTGCGGGACTGGGCCTTCTCGTCGGGGAAGACCCACTTCCGGAGCGCCCAGAAGCGGAAGACCATGGCGATCAGCGTGCCGATGACCTGCGCGCTCATGAAGTCGGCGATCTCCTGGGTCACCAGGCTCACATCCGGGGTCTCCAGGCGAAATACGTACCGGGAGATCCATAGCGGCGCGGAGCTGAGCACTAGACCGACGCCACTGACCAGGAAGAACAGCGCCGCCTCGTGACGGCGCTCGCGGCCGCCCCTGGTCCGGAACGACCATTCGCGGTTCAACACGTAGGACACGATCGTC includes:
- a CDS encoding GtrA family protein, producing the protein MRRSGVLRIANAVLARLPEPLHTLALRHRELLKFAVVGGTAFLVDNTVFYGLKLTILEPKPVTAKIIAVLVATIVSYVLNREWSFRTRGGRERRHEAALFFLVSGVGLVLSSAPLWISRYVFRLETPDVSLVTQEIADFMSAQVIGTLIAMVFRFWALRKWVFPDEKAQSRSVRLAPTPDSTDEAA